Proteins co-encoded in one Nothobranchius furzeri strain GRZ-AD chromosome 4, NfurGRZ-RIMD1, whole genome shotgun sequence genomic window:
- the LOC129164184 gene encoding uncharacterized protein, translating into MAEDASEYLVYLSTAFSSSFSLYHHFTRKTELFSYLLLCVAKMPFIPQVVIARSVSGLSGKERPATALSTSSVAKTKVLGEDKGSSVKERLTLNLKQLGRKNQLKSHLTTTSAVARGRLLPSSQADSIPTSSSGESLPKASQHKHSTHKSVKAEPVVKTRARNQAEARFTLTLTPEAVLLLQRRNSERHQRSSARNVPSAPGSTTDSRRRRHLSRAATKNAHDAELVDISSILKISLLNDKHKYDDVEYEEEDDSGVDEHVVMKCTEWLCGLENKPVTWICEDLDDDVPLVRHPPRAQAK; encoded by the exons ATGGCTGAGGATGCGTCTGAGTATCTTGTTTACCTTAGCACAGCGTTTTCCTCCTCGTTTTCTTTATACCATCATTTCACCCGCAAAACTGAACTTTTTTCCTACTTGCTTCTGTGTGTTGCCAAAATGCCGTTTATACCACAAGTAGTGATTGCACGCTCCGTGTCAGGCCTGAGTGGGAAAGAGAGACCCGCAACTGCTTTGTCCACAAGCAGTGTGGCCAAAACGAAGGTTTTGGGAGAAGACAAAGGCAGCTCAGTCAAGGAGCGGCTGACTTTAAACTTGAAGCAGCTGGGGAGAAAGAATCAACTCAAGAGTCACCTAACAACAACCAGTGCAGTTGCAAGAGGCCGCTTACTGCCGTCATCACAGGCAGACTCCATTCCCACCTCAAGCTCTGGAGAATCTCTGCCTAAGGCATCGCAGCACAAACACTCGACTCACAAGTCTGTGAAGGCTGAACCAGTGGTGAAAACGAGAGCTAGGAACCAGGCAGAGGCCCGTTTTACACTGACGCTCACACCTGAAGCGGTTCTACTATTGCAAAGGAGAAACAGTGAGAGACATCAGCGTTCATCTGCTAGAAATGTTCCAAGTGCTCCTGGGAGCACCACCGACTCGAGAAGAAGGAGGCACCT CAGCAGAGCTGCAACTAAGAATGCCCACGATGCTGAACTGGTAGACATCAGCTCAATTCTAAAAATCTCCCTCCTGAACGACAAACACAAGTACGACGATGTGGAGTACGAGGAAGAGGACGACTCCGGTGTGGACGAGCATGTGGTGATGAAATGCACCGAGTGGCTCTGTGGGTTGGAGAACAAACCAGTAACA TGGATTTGTGAAGACTTAGACGACGACGTGCCTCTTGTTAGACACCCCCCTCGTGCACAGGCCAAGTGA
- the LOC107391431 gene encoding lipopolysaccharide-induced tumor necrosis factor-alpha factor homolog, translating to MDDSLPPPPLHLLSEQDLRIYHVNPPYIPPTPPVFSPLPVSDIPSRGPRPMVVSYKTKLFGSPALMMCTSCQTQVTTEVTFKVGTYAWLVCLLFVFCGLFFGCCLIPFFLNHFKDAHHTCPHCLLVLHIEKRKCCH from the exons ATGGATGATTCACTTCCTCCACCTCCACTTCACCTGCTATCAG AGCAAGACCTGAGGATCTACCATGTAAACCCGCCTTACATCCCTCCAACTCCTCCGGTTTTCTCACCTCTACCAG TCTCGGACATCCCTTCACGTGGTCCCAGGCCAATGGTTGTGAGCTATAAAACAAAGCTGTTTGGCTCTCCAGCACTAATGATGTGCACCTCCTGTCAGACACAGGTCACCACAGAGGTCACCTTTAAGGTCGGGACTTACGCCTGGCTCGTGTGCCTCTTGTTTGTCTTTTGTGG GTTGTTTTTTGGCTGCTGCTTGATTCCATTTTTTCTAAACCACTTTAAAGATGCccaccacacatgtcctcactgCTTGCTAGTTCTTCATATAGAGAAGAGGAAGTGCTGTCACTGA
- the LOC107388895 gene encoding actin-related protein 2/3 complex subunit 1A, whose product MSLHQFLLEPITCHAWNRDRTQIAISPNNHEVHIYKKSGNQWVKTHELKEHNGHITGIDWAPKSDRIVTCGADRNAYVWSQKDGVWKPTLVILRINRAATFVKWSPLENKFAVGSGARLISVCYFESENDWWVSKHIKKPIRSTILSLDWHPNNILLAAGSCDFKCRVFSAYIKEVEEKPGPTPWGSKMPFGAILAEFGGAGGGGWVHSVSFSASGNRLAWVSHDSTVTVVDSSKTASPSQLKTEFLPLLSVIFVSENSLVAAGHDCCPMLFRCDDGGTLTFVSKLDLPKQSIQRNMSAMERFRNMDKRATTEDRNTTLDTLHQNSITQVSIYEGDKRDCRKFCTTGIDGAMTIWDFKSLEASIQGLRIM is encoded by the exons ATGTCCCTTCACCAGTTTCTGTTGGAACCCATCACCTGCCACGCGTGGAACCGCGACAGGACAC AAATTGCTATCAGCCCTAACAACCATGAAGTTCATATCTACAAGAAGAGTGGGAACCAGTGGGTGAAGACCCATGAGCTGAAGGAGCACAACGGTCACATAACAG GGATTGACTGGGCTCCCAAAAGTGACCGTATAGTGACATGCGGAGCGGACCGTAACGCCTACGTGTGGTCTCAGAAAGATGGGGTGTGGAAGCCCACGCTGGTCATCCTCAGGATCAACCGAGCAGCCACGTTCGTCAAGTGGTCTCCGCTGGAGAACAAGTTTGCAGTTGGCAGTGGAGCTCGACTCATCTCCGTGTGCTACTTTGAATCTGAAAACGATTG GTGGGTGAGCAAGCACATAAAAAAGCCTATCCGCTCCACCATCCTCAGTCTAGACTGGCATCCCAACAATATCCTTCTAGCTGCTGGCTCGTGTGACTTCAAATGCAG GGTGTTCTCAGCCTACATTAAGGAGGTGGAAGAGAAACCAGGCCCCACACCCTGGGGTAGCAAGATGCCATTTGGGGCTATTCTAGCAGAATTTGGGGGAGCAG GTGGAGGGGGATGGGTCCACTCTGTTTCTTTCTCAGCCTCTGGTAACCGTCTGGCGTGGGTCAGCCATGACAGTACAGTCACTGTGGTAGACAGCTCGAAGACTGCCAG TCCCTCACAGCTGAAGACAGAATTCCTCCCTCTCCTCAGTGTCATTTTTGTTTCAGAGAACAGTCTAGTAGCTGCG GGCCACGACTGTTGCCCTATGCTCTTCCGTTGTGACGACGGTGGAACGCTGACATTTGTGTCGAAGCTTGACCTCCCTAAACAGAGCATCCAGAGGAACATGTCAGCCATGGAGCGCTTCAGGAACATGGACAAGAGAGCCACCACTGAGGACCGCAACACAACCCTGGACACACTGCACCAGAACAGCATCAC CCAAGTGTCTATCTATGAGGGAGATAAAAGGGATTGTCGTAAGTTCTGCACCACTGGCATCGACGGAGCAATGACTATTTGGGACTTTAAG AGCCTAGAAGCTTCTATTCAGGGTCTGCGCATCATGTGA